Below is a window of Spodoptera frugiperda isolate SF20-4 chromosome 13, AGI-APGP_CSIRO_Sfru_2.0, whole genome shotgun sequence DNA.
TCTTCTTCTCCGAGGTGAACCCCACGCTCAGCGCACCGCTGGAAGATGTCGTCAACTCCATCGCTAGGAACAAGTGCTGCATCAAGGTAAATGAATAtcatgatataataataaaatgataatctTTTTATGACTATAGGAGTATATAGTGGTTGGCTGGCaagtaacattatttagacaccattaaTTACCATACGGCGAgcaaacctggacttataacttttaattattaagtttaaaatcgccaattCGCCTTGCTTAAGCTTGGTGAATGCTAAATCCTTCTCCGTGTAAAAAAAAGGCTATTGATCAGCAGTGGGCACTTAAAAATGCTGTTTGTTGAAATATAGTCATACATAAACAGCAACcgtaacttaattattatgttatcggcttactcacgtactgttttgacgaggaactagactaattaatttagtatgtctcacgaaagttacaataaaaccgTAACTTATCTAAAATATCCTTACATCCGCAGGGTATCCTGGCCACCCCGGACTTCTCTCACACCGGAGAGCTACAAACGTTGAACATGAAGCTACGTAACGCTTTGGACTTGTATGCTAACGTGGTACATGTTAAGTCCCTACCCAACGTCAAGAGCAGGCACCGTGACGTCGACTGCATCATCATCAGAGAGCAAACCGAGGGAGAATACTCCGCGCTGGAACACGAGAGTGTACCTGGTAAGTACTTGTCAattgattttttactttattgctAAATTACAAGGTCGACAATTCATTGTACTATAAAAGAAGGTCGGAGTgacttaaggtaagcgtccacaggcccgcatcgtgtgcattccgtatgacgtcatcaatacGCATCGCATGAAGctttgctgatgatgcggttcGTACGATGTGGATCCTTGGACGCAgctgtatgagtttctatacaagacaaactaaaatccgttgtgtgcgatgcgggcctgtggacgcttacctttgcACTGAGGTGTCTAtactcatttttattattagttacacTTCAACACATAATCGCAGAATCAATTAGATTAAAATACACCTAGTACTAATGAAAATAAGCTCTATTTTAGCAGTACATTAGGATCTTAAACCTAAACTAttctaatattacattacaGGAGTAGTAGAGTGCTTGAAAATCATCACGGCAGCTAAATCGGAGCGTATTGCAAAGTTTGCGTTCGACTACGCCGTGAAGATGGGACGTAAGAAGGTCACCGCAGTACACAAGGCTAACATCATGAAGCTTGGAGACGGTCTGTTCTTGCGCAGCTGTGAAGAGGTAAGAAAGGCCAATATATATTCAAAAGGCCACTGagattattaaatgttttggaATTCTTTTGAATATGTTAAGAGAGTAACTCGGTCTCCTTATAATAAACACTTATGATCCACTTTAAGTCGAAAGTGTTTTTTAAGATTAAGTTAAAGTACAATTTGATTTTGTTAACACATTAATATTGGATTTAGCAAATAGCTCCACTAGAAatagactgaccgacagatagacattttgttttctttatatatatggtaacatttgctttgacgttcaaaggtgccttcccggtctatttgaaataaataattttgactctGACTTCATCATATTCATGGCCACTGTTCAACCCATAAGTGTAACAAAAGGCTCTTCTCACACACAGAAGTGTGCACTGATAACCACGCTGATTCAAGGGTTGGCGATTTAGACTTAAAAAACACTGGATTAACGGAAACAAAATCTTTTCCAGATGGCAAAACTATACCCGCGTCTCCAGTTCGAGAAGATGATCGTGGACAACTGCTCCATGCAGATGGTGTCGAACCCCAACCAGTTCGACGTGATGGTGACCCCGAACCTGTACGGCAACATCGTGGACAACCTGGCCAGTGGCCTCGTCGGCGGCGccggagtcgtcgccggcgcCTCCTACAGCGCCGAGTGCGCTGTCTTTGAACAGGTAaagtcttattttattttattttttagggacaaaaggtgctcccacacagcggttatataacgttatacaacaatgtgtaacaataacatttgtgtttaaacaaattataacagtggttgtagagtatgttacatgctattataaatgttacacaatggtgtataacgttatataactgctgtgtgggagcacctaaAAACAGTTACATGTTATTATAGTACAATAcaattatcttaaaaaaaaattggtaaacaTATAACCCACACCAATTAACAAAGAAGAGACTATACAGTACTTCTACTTAAGTTTACGGAAAGAAGAAAAATCGTTACTGTTTACTCTAAGCCAAGTTGTCCAGGAGTTCAATGGCCATTGCTTTAAATTTTTGATGTCATGGTCAAATACtgcaaacgtcactcaattttagtTCGTATAATAGTTCTGtacctacaaattctttgtaaatgacagagatagcacacATAAGTACaccttaaaattgagtagcatttcagtattcgggcgtcaaTCACTCAATTAATAAAGCATTTCTTTATGGTTACTAAACatgtagatggatcacctgatggttagttatcaataccagaggagttacaagtgtgttaccagTCTATTGGGATTGATCAAACGGGGGGAAGGGTTCAGAAAGATATAAAAGACAGTAGAAAAGCCTCATCGTAGTGGTTGGAGTTTATACTGATTAGGTAGCTCGGTAGGTAAGACGGATATTTTCTCCATGGAGAGatttatgtccgaatactcagaAGCTAcccaattttaagacgctctcaaaactagttctgtccctatcaattctttataaaatgacagagatagcacgatatttaagtactacTTGAAATTGAGTAGCAATTCAGTATTCGGGCTTTACTGTTGCTGTGTGTTGCGTGTTGTGTTGTCGATTTCTGTTTAAACTTAGACTTTTCAGAATATCAAAAACCTTTTGCGCAGTGGCTGACTTGCGCAACCATTTTGCGCAACCAGTTTGCGCAAACAGTTTGCGCAATCCAGTCAAGTTTGCGCTTAGTCAACGgtttcttattataattattcactTTACTTACTGTTTGTAGGGAGCCCGCCACATATTCTCCGGCGCGGTGGGTAAGAACATCGCGAACCCGACCGCCATGTTGCTGTGCTCGGCCAACCTACTGGCGCACGTCAACCTGCATCCATACTCCAGGATGATCAAGAATGCCATCAACAAGTACGTATTACTGTTTCTAGGAATGCTTAACCTCTTTTATGTCTATATAATAtatgagatacaatagaaaactcattgtgtctcgcgtagatctgcgctccCGGCATACTACGGGTTAAAAGCCTTTTTTGTACTGaacaatttagtattttttgctATTTTGAGTTTGAAATAATGTACTACAATGTACAATTgatactttatttgttttctgtACGACCTTTTTAATATGCCaatcttttaaaaatgtcttttaaaaGTTCGAGTTTTTTTTACTCATTTAATTTTGGTATACTTTGCAAAGCTGTATTTGTTATATCTTTGATTACAAGATGTACATTCATTCAGTGAACGTTCtaagtatttcatttaaaatttttatatcaactatcgtgagatgtattaaattaactaaaatcacggtttacacaagTAAAATTATGGAGAAAAACTACTAGTTTGgagagtatttatttttacaatataaaactaCAATATAAGACAACAAGTTATGGCCCCTACGTAATTAATTTGCAACACGACATATATTTTGTCCACAGGGTACTGACAGACGGTAAAGTGAGGACGAAGGACCTTGGAGGACAGTCCACCACCAAAGATTTCACCAACGCAGTCATCCACTGCCTCACCACTTCATAAACCTAGACTTTTCTAATAGAACCAATGAGACGACAGTACTTAAtacaatttgaactttattcttATAGGATTAACGTTCATTATTCATTGGCAGCAAAATTCATTTAAGGGGCGTGAATTGGGTTAAGGGAACTCTTTGGAGTTGGTGTTAAAGTCAATTTGATGTTATTTAGTAACGTTTAAAATTAGCGGTGACGTCATCATGTGCGTCGCtaatagaattaataataatgattaaattattaattagtgaaTGCATTCTAATTTCGATCGTAAGCAACAGATATTACGGTGTAATTTCGTTTCATTGGTTCTTATAgcataaaatcaaaatcatcCCTGAACACTTTGTGTTCttttaaaactacatttaagcattatttatttttacttttaatgtagAAGCAACGATCTGTGAATAGTGACATTATTACAATTCAGTATTCAtttatatacaagtatttatgtaGATACAATCAGTTGGAGGATGTAAATAAAACCATATTATGTACTATTtaaggttgtttttttattttttcaacgtTACCTATTACGCATTACCATGTACAGAACATTACTATTAGAATAACGACAACAACGTCTACCAAGTCatattagtaagtattttttgcaaaaaatcACGTTTtctagtttcttttttatttttctaactttaacatgttttctttttaaaatttagTAACGTTGGTTACCGTTGTCGGTCATTATTCGTTTTACATTCGTGTTGTGTTTGAACTAGTGAAGTCAGTCCCCAGCGGGTACAGCTCTCGCAGTGGCTAGCTTCTTCATTCTGTCCGTCAACACGTATTTCAGGGCGTGGGGCGATACCTGGTCAATTGTAAACAGATTTATGAGAAGAATGTTAGTTTACGCCTATTGTCCACGTACATTTGTTCAACAAAATCTGTAAGGTCtgtaaattcaaaaatgaaacCGTACGCGAAGTAAAGTTGAAAACCAACAAGTATTTGgataatttaaattatcacGAAGTTGAACAGTTGTTAAGGTCTATTCGATAGTAAACTTAATGCTTTTCACACTCGCACACCAGGCTGTTAGATTCATACACACACTCACATACACGCACATTCATACACATACACGTACATTCACACATATACACACAAATCCATACATATACACACGCACATTTATACACGCATACACTCATATTCACACACTCACCTAATTacctcattttatttgaaattcctatatttttcttttttttttgtattttaggtTTTCTTTGATAATTACTATTAGACTAGTCCTAAGGTAAACGCTGTATTATTGACAGCCGCGATACAGGCTGTGCCTAGTGCGGTTGTCACTGTGTAAATTGGAAAATGTATACATTGAgatggtaataaaaaaaaaaaaaacaacatctcACATCGTGCGTGCGCTTTGCCTaacatctttatttaaaaaaaaaatatgttaggaCGATTTATTgactacttttttatatatatatttgatgggtcggcgtttggccgctatctcgcctgatggtaagtgatgatgcggcatacgatggagcacgtctgcccatgagcaagcTATTTACtcaggctttgaagacacccaagttatacccattaggaaacagactccggcaaagaattccactccctagcagttcgcacgaCGAAGCTTGAACCGAAATCGTTTTGTGTGAGAAGGTCCCCCCTATTacgaagcggtggcgcttcgccgattgtgttgtggttcgatgatggataGAACTAGGGAGAATCGAGTTGTGCAATACCCCCGCATACtcacttaatattatttgttatacaGCCTTagaatacctacctatatcttGGAAAAGACTAATTAAAAATCCCAAATTCTGTCAAAAGTCATTATTCGCTGGGTGCGCGACGACAGCGCCAACTAGCGGTTGCAACTACGGTGGCCTCCGAAATGTTAAATGCCCGGCTGTCATGACGACGAGTTatttacaaacgaacaattttaattaaatattttaatttacatttattccAATAGATATTCTAAATCTATATaaggtaagtatttttatttttcgtctAAAATGGCACAATCAATAGATTTCGCTTAGTACGTTACGGATTTTTCATGGCTGTCGTCATGAGAAGTAAGTAAAGAAATAAGCAAATTTCATCGAATAATGCATTTCATATAAATAGCAGACGATTATTTATGAGTGCTTGTGCTCTCAATAATCCATccttttatgtattttcagTTAAACATGGCCAAATTAATCATAAAAACTGGATTCCGACGATGGAACTGGACGTGACGACACGACATCATTTTCCAACCACAAACAACattgaaaagaaaacaattagtTTTAGGATTGTTTTATCACTATTTCTGCCATTGTTTTTGCAATTAACTACGCAGCAAGCTTCGTTAATCatctttatttactaaaaacgtAAACCTCGCTAGTAAGAAGTGACAGCGTCCGCCACCGATTGTTCCTTATTTGGCCAAGACGCGCGCTGCGATCGTTTCGTGGTTCCCCCACCTTATACTTCGCACCCAGCGAATTATAGACACGTGAATGAAGTCGCGGGAACAgctattagaaaataatttaacgtAGATGGCGTTGTATACCTTCAATGGGTTCCTGTACCAGGCTTCTTGTGACATTCTCTTGTAGCATTTGGAGCTGGGCGGTACACTCATTTCCTCGATCCTCGGCATCAGAGCCTCCAATGGCATACTTTTACCTCGCTGGAATAGTTAACAATTttagtaaacaattttttcCACAAGttcatttcttttgttttcgcgtatataaaattaattatgcttGGCCCGACAAAGTGCTTTCATAGTGAAGGTAAAGCTATAGTATAGTATAGGGGTAAACAATTTATGTCTTTTGCAACCTGCAAGTAATAGATTAACAGTCACACCAAATCCATAACTAGATAATAATGTATGACACATACGAAGGCCACAATTGCCTCATaataaaaagcaacgtcacgccttttatccccgaaggggtaggcagaggtgctcattacgatacgtaatgccgctatacaatgtacacccacttttcaccatttgtgttataagtcccatgtaatagggggcgagcctattgccatatactggactcaattccagactccgtgcgagtgagaaattttcgaaaaaccgaaaacattccagtaatactttgcccgacccgggaatcgaaccagagaccccttgttcggcagtcgtcttgcgaccactcgaccaacgaggcagtctcatcatcatcatcaggcaTCAGTTGCCTCATAATAAAGGTTGAAAGGAATACATACAagaatatgtatgtacttattttaggtaaaatattgtCATACCTTAACCGGCGGTGGCTGGAACACCTTTTTAGGTTCAGCGATTTGAGAAATATATTCCATTTTCCTTTTCCAATCTGTATCGGTCCAccctttcttcttttttaaatccCTGGCGTCCATTTTCTTAAGGTCTATAGTACAATTAGCCATCTTCGAGTAAACCGTGCCGTTGGATGCTTCGATCATTCTGTCTATCTTTTCCAGTCGTTCTTGACTGAATCTATTCTTGTACATCCTTTTCAAGATTAATAGACGTCTAGAAAATATTGAACCGATTATTCAAAAGTGAAATACAAAGGTATGTACTtactatatttaaacaaaaataaatttttcataagatctttttttaagggtatgaatatcacccaatgacttctcccaccttgggcgaggcgagagggaacgtcaaactcttactgactaaaaaccaccctgttcctattcctgtttttcgagtcggagcccggtaaacccgctaggtagtccgcagctccgaatcagaaGGACTAAAATAACTGTCTACATCTAAATGCCAcacacagagacatttaatgattatctACTTCTACAATTctttaacgattttgtatctAAAACAATGGTTAAGgcctaggttaagtaaccattaaatgactctgagtaactATTACAGCCCAGAAGGTAATGATCATGAGGTTTGAAACCTGACAAGTCCAAGGTATACTCGTATGTACCCACTTTCTAAGTTTATATGTTTGATAtgttttttctactttttataagtttgtaatcaaTCCGGCTAGTGCGAGTGTGGTGATTACCTACCAATTGCTGATTCCTTCTCCGTGTAAAAAGAAATAGGCCTTTTCTCAGTAATGGGACAGTTACATGCCGATGATGTGTAAATAATCAAGTAAGTAGACGTCCAGCTCAAAAGAGAATTCactaatgaaaaaatacttaGTACCTAAGTAGTTTCTGACCAGTCTTAGCTTACCTTGTCGATTGTACCTATGTAAGATACGATACCTAGTCTTAGAAAAATTAAAGCAATCTGCTTCTGCGTTTGCGTCAAAGCTTGATAGATTTTTTCAACAATACTTTTGATACTGCATGGTTGCCtcagtggctgggcaattggttgccgtgcaacatgtagagagttcgattcccgcacggaaggTGACGGAAGCAACTATGTGTgttccaaaaaatattgtttcgcgtctgggtgtcatgtgcatatgaacttgtatgtttgtaaacgcaaatacgacacaggagagaatGCTAGTAGCTAGTAGTGTCgggcaaggtttttttttttaaaaaagagaaGTATAGTTAATCTTACCTAATAGACGGCCAAGCCATGTCGTTACTTTTGTCAACAATTCGCCCAGTCAAAGCAGACTGCCTTGTGCCCGACTTCGTGTACTGCGGCATGGATCCTTCATAGCTATCCATGTAATACCTCCTCGGTAAGCTAAGACACTGAATGCGTCTCGAAATTTTATATGGAAACGTGGAGGTTGGGACTTCATATTTTCCACCCATTTTGCTAACTGTTAAGAGAGTTGTCCTGCTGTGGTTGGTTGGTTGATGGTTGCGGCTGTGATTCTGATGTTTACATGATTGTGTAGATGATAATGTTACTATTTCCTTTATGTGGCCTTGCTATCCATTTTGAagagtgtttttgtttttgacgttCATGTGTCATGACAGCACGTTTTGCAGAGACATTTTTATCGTTACTTTTTTGtgatacgattttttttaaggagtaaGGAGACTGCTTGATCTTGAGAattacctttattttattatttttttgtttaaagggggaaaatcattcattaCTTCTCCCGCCCGAGGCGAGGagtttcaaactcttactgactaaaaacaaccccttcctactcctgctttacaagccggagccccgataaacccggtaggtagtccgcagctccggatcaattgAGAATTACCTGGAGCGGAGAATTAATTTGATATCTCAATCGTTCTTGAGTAGCATTTAGAGCTTTACCAATGTACGAGGCAGTCTCTATTTCGACCGTCACCTGCTTTCAAAGAAATAATCGTGCCTGCTTGTCTCTACTTACCTATTGCTATCCATAGTGCCTTTTTTCAAGGGTTTTCATTAACAATATATGTGTCTTCAAAAACAAAGACTCTCGTCTCAATGCACCAGGGTGATATAGGCATGTACCAAAATCTGTGAATACGATGAGCTTCAGCAAATTTTTAATGTGTAGGTAACTATATTAAATGAGATTGcgcggttgacgcggtggctgggcaattggctagtttgcaacgtgtcgcggttccgattcccgcacggaacaattcctTCTGTGATcaacagattgttgttccgggtctgggtgctACGTGTATATGGAATtgtacaatgtgataggggtgagacttctaacccgttaaggcttagtactacatctaattttatcgacaaaagtcgggggtcgaaggggtcgaatcccctccccctaaaaattatggctattttaatattttttttactttttttgatatcaaaggttttATGCATcgcagaaacaaaaaaaaaacgacaaacggtagctaataaccttggctaactaattcattacttttttcatatgtttgataatgttttggtgagaaaaaaaaaaacatttgtgaattatttttaccgaaaaaaatcactattttcctatattttcaattaggggttcaaccccccatattttttttttgtcgataaaattagatgtagtactcaaccttaacgggttagaagtccgacgcctatcacattgtatattttgtagacgcacccacgacataggaggaaatccttgtgtggggcaacgtttaatgcccggtttacattattccagtccagcgatccagtccagtactggattgcttactggactggatctgttgcgtctacattattccagttatttagaagccgTTAAAGTGTGAACACTACAGTGACAATGATTTTAAGAAAAGATcagtttcgaaaatgttttaaacgtgtTCAATCACTCTTGGTACAAGAAGTTATTAATGAGGTTGATAAGGAACTAAAAAAAGGAACAGTTTTGCAAGTTTGCAAAACTGTTGCACTGCAAACTGCACATACAAAGCAGTTTTACGTatagctttgtttttataattttctgatGTTATGTCCCATAAACACGGATTATCTCTGTATATAGAGacaaactttatagttttgTCTTCAGATAACTTCTTCACCATTGTTAAATCGATTGAAGAAAAAGTCTTCGCAAAAAAAGTCCGCTAAAACAACCAACACGTGTGTACTTCGTCAGCACTGGAATGGCACTGGATTggccgtctacattattccagttgcactggattgatcgcactggaccgaaaagtagaccacgaatccagttactggactggaatgcttactggattcagttcattccagtgccggtttacatttttccagtaagcaatccagcactggactggatcgctggactggaataatgtaaaccgggcataaaaacataaaaaaataatcaacttgGTTTTATTCAATAAGTTGTGTGATATGATCCAAAGCTTCTAGGTATTGTGCTATTTTCTATTTCCTAATTATTTAGGTTGTGCATTGGATGCGATATTTCGTAGTATTTATCTCTGcatcaaaaaaacaaataaaacaacagaacGGTTATAGGAAAGTTTCgtcttaaattatattgatctCACACAACTTGTACTTAGTGTAACTATATTCAGATCAAGCCCGCGAAGATCCAGAGAAGACTAGAATTCTGCTTCATAAATGTCAAGTTTGGACACGtcaaaaggaaaattaaatagCAAATCAAagctcttagtacgagttttcattacatttaaattaatcgaaacgaaaCTGCGTTCGGCTCTGTgcttggttggtttatttgagccgacCAATCGGAGCTGTGActgcgctctcgtttctattactttaaacgtaaagcaaaactTATACTAAGAGTACATGAACATGTAAATTGGCGcgtagttaaaaaaaaagttaatatattttGACCGTGTTAATGTTGGTATTTATGAAGACTAGCTTCGTCAAACTCGAGTAAACTGAATAGACCGTAGCATgctaacaaaaattaaatgctTTTGTAGTTTGAAGCATGTTTATCTTTGAGAATATTGTTTGGTTTTGTTATGGATAGACAAGTTATACAGAGGCTTCGTTTCTAGTCCTTAACTTCACTTCACTTGAGCAGTATTCACATGATTACGATtgatacggtaggttgacgatGATGATGGCTGGGGTGGTCTTCGCAAATGATGCTGTTCATGCATCAGGTAAACTCCTCGGAGCGGCTAGCTTCTTAACTCGATCCGATATTTGGTACTTGAGGGCAGCGGGTGGGACCTGGTGTTG
It encodes the following:
- the LOC118270799 gene encoding isocitrate dehydrogenase [NAD] subunit beta, mitochondrial isoform X2, which translates into the protein MSLLTRNVCRALMQGTYMTHMGKGVHTTSVNADKNQSSSTEGRIKCTLIPGDGVGPELVYSVQEVFKAADIPVDFESFFFSEVNPTLSAPLEDVVNSIARNKCCIKGILATPDFSHTGELQTLNMKLRNALDLYANVVHVKSLPNVKSRHRDVDCIIIREQTEGEYSALEHESVPGVVECLKIITAAKSERIAKFAFDYAVKMGRKKVTAVHKANIMKLGDGLFLRSCEEMAKLYPRLQFEKMIVDNCSMQMVSNPNQFDVMVTPNLYGNIVDNLASGLVGGAGVVAGASYSAECAVFEQGARHIFSGAVGKNIANPTAMLLCSANLLAHVNLHPYSRMIKNAINKVLTDGKVRTKDLGGQSTTKDFTNAVIHCLTTS
- the LOC118270799 gene encoding isocitrate dehydrogenase [NAD] subunit beta, mitochondrial isoform X1, whose protein sequence is MSLLTRNVCRALMQGTYMTHMGKGVHTTSVNADKNVCYAPHSISTLQSSSTEGRIKCTLIPGDGVGPELVYSVQEVFKAADIPVDFESFFFSEVNPTLSAPLEDVVNSIARNKCCIKGILATPDFSHTGELQTLNMKLRNALDLYANVVHVKSLPNVKSRHRDVDCIIIREQTEGEYSALEHESVPGVVECLKIITAAKSERIAKFAFDYAVKMGRKKVTAVHKANIMKLGDGLFLRSCEEMAKLYPRLQFEKMIVDNCSMQMVSNPNQFDVMVTPNLYGNIVDNLASGLVGGAGVVAGASYSAECAVFEQGARHIFSGAVGKNIANPTAMLLCSANLLAHVNLHPYSRMIKNAINKVLTDGKVRTKDLGGQSTTKDFTNAVIHCLTTS
- the LOC118270802 gene encoding uncharacterized protein LOC118270802, whose product is MGGKYEVPTSTFPYKISRRIQCLSLPRRYYMDSYEGSMPQYTKSGTRQSALTGRIVDKSNDMAWPSIRRLLILKRMYKNRFSQERLEKIDRMIEASNGTVYSKMANCTIDLKKMDARDLKKKKGWTDTDWKRKMEYISQIAEPKKVFQPPPVKRGKSMPLEALMPRIEEMSVPPSSKCYKRMSQEAWYRNPLKVSPHALKYVLTDRMKKLATARAVPAGD